In Capsicum annuum cultivar UCD-10X-F1 chromosome 8, UCD10Xv1.1, whole genome shotgun sequence, the genomic window TAACAAATTTACATCTTTGTTCATAGAAGAGACGAAATGAAGCTCAACCCACGAAAACATTAAAGATCAATCGAACAACTACAAACATGTAAAAGAAAAAACTGCATCAATAGCCATTTCAGATAAGAGTGAGCAACTACTTCAGTCAAATGTTAAAATTTATGCCACATGGAAAGGATGTTGCAACAAGGTTTCACCGGGATTCGCTTTAAAGGAGAGTGAAAATTAGGGGCCAGAAAAACTCAAGACATACTAATTCAAGGGAAGGAAAAGAGAACCAGAAATCTTAAATAAATGTAAAGGAAATTATTCATTAATCAAGCTCATACAACAATTTCTTGTTTACAACTACAAAGCCAAGACCCACAACTTAGATAATTACACACACACAATTCAGATTACACCAAACACAATAGACAAAGGACTTTCAACAAAAACAGCTGATCTGCATGCACTTGTTTAACCAGATATGTCAATTGCCTTGACCTCAGGTTTCTTCTCCTCTTCTTTCGGAACAGTTACAGTGAGCACTCCATCCTCCATAGCTGCCTTAATTTCCCCTGTTTTCGTATTCTCCGGCAGCCTAAATCTCCTCAAAAACTTGCCACTGCTCCTCTCCATACGGTGCCACTGATCATTCTTCTCCTCTTGCTCTCTGCTCCTCTCACCGCTTATCTGTAGTATCCTTCCTTCTTCAACTTCGACTTTCACTTCCTCTCTCTTGATCCCCGGAACGTCTACTTTGAAGATGTGCGCTTGTGGGGTCTCTTTCCAATCGATTCTTGCATTTGCGAAAGCAGAGGTTTCACGAGCAGAGGAGGGGGTGTTGGCGATTGTGCTTGAAATTGGGAAGCCTTCGAACGGATCCCATAAGTCGAGGGAGAATGGGTCGAAGATGTTGCTCCTGCGACCACCGAAGAAGCTTGGAATCAGAGACATTTTTTGGGGACTTTGTCGTTTGAAGAAGACAAAAGATGAACTATTACAGAGcttgaatttttctttgattgtagCGTTTAATAATTTGCTGATGACCAATGAGAGAAGATG contains:
- the LOC107840199 gene encoding 17.8 kDa class I heat shock protein, whose amino-acid sequence is MSLIPSFFGGRRSNIFDPFSLDLWDPFEGFPISSTIANTPSSARETSAFANARIDWKETPQAHIFKVDVPGIKREEVKVEVEEGRILQISGERSREQEEKNDQWHRMERSSGKFLRRFRLPENTKTGEIKAAMEDGVLTVTVPKEEEKKPEVKAIDISG